A window from Zingiber officinale cultivar Zhangliang chromosome 7A, Zo_v1.1, whole genome shotgun sequence encodes these proteins:
- the LOC122001275 gene encoding far upstream element-binding protein 2-like isoform X2: MAEDLHYSSRLDNKRKFEEPGDGGVPSPPARRPSGFSAPIASSSPDGCSGGAAPAQQSYNSVPPPLDGIQLAKQRAQEIAARLFSDAEAKRPRVENGGGTGDSKDTSFGSAIGDNILKPISQKLPSQTSFTSHPLPSYGYQGSSKKIEIPNGRVGVIIGKSGETIKYLQLQSGAKIQVTRDMDADPNSLTRSVEIVGTSEQISRAEQLINDVLAEADTGASATIASRKLGSVQPGAEQFQMKVPNNKVGMVIGKGGETIKSMQARSGARIQVIPLHLPPGDISTERTVYIDGTQEQIEIAKQLVNEVISENRARNPAMAGGYSQQGYQAPRPTTSWVPPGAPPTQQPGYGYMPPGAYPGPPPPYNLPHPSYGGYPPGWDQTPNQTSQQTAPATGYDYYNQQSQQQQPSLGGSTTGSAGYNYGQPLPNYSNQTSYGDAAYPQTSVGQQSYVQDGYSSGYNAPALQPGYPQTTPNPQGGYDQQGYSSTLSYGTVAAPSQDGSANAYGAPGGSTQAPPAQQPPLSQPPNNNTAGYPSQATAPSGYGISPTSQQGYGSQPTAPTGYGQAAPPSYGQPPPAQTPPSQSLYGQGQATSAPAGYMQSTPVQPGYGNQQQPPYSNSYASGGNSQPPAYSSDNATQGTYDTSAAAPSAPGGAPATNSHAT; the protein is encoded by the exons ATGGCGGAAGACCTCCACTACTCTTCGCGACTCGATAACAAGAGAAAGTTCGAGGAGCCGGGAGATGGCGGCGTCCCTTCGCCTCCCGCGAGGAGACCGTCAGGCTTCTCGGCGCCTATCGCCTCGTCGTCTCCTGACGGCTGTTCCGGAGGCGCTGCTCCCGCCCAACAATCTTACAACAGCGTCCCTCCGCCCCTTGATGGGATCCAGCTCGCCAAGCAGCGTGCCCAGGAGATCGCTGCGAGGTTATTCAGTGATGCTGAGGCCAAACGCCCTAGGGTCGAGAATGGAGGAGGAACGGGCGATTCGAAGGATACCAGTTTCGGATCTGCCATCGGTG ACAATATATTGAAGCCTATTAGCCAAAAACTACCTTCTCAAACCAGCTTCACTTCCCACCCATTACCCTCTTATGGCTATCAGGGTTCAAGTAAAAAGATTGAGATTCCAAATGGAAGG GTTGGTGTAATCATTGGGAAAAGTGGAGAGACTATAAAATACCTTCAGCTTCAATCAGGGGCAAAGATTCAAGTAACGAGAGATATGGATGCTGATCCCAACTCACTGACTAGGTCAGTAGAAATTGTGGGTACATCTGAACAGATTAGCAGAGCTGAGCAGTTAATTAATGATGTTCTTGCTGAG GCTGATACTGGGGCTTCAGCTACGATTGCTTCTAGGAAATTGGGTAGTGTTCAGCCTGGTGCAGAACAATTTCAAATGAAGGTTCCAAACAACAAG GTTGGTATGGTGATTGGTAAAGGTGGCGAGACAATTAAAAGCATGCAAGCAAGGTCTGGTGCACGTATACAG GTGATACCTCTTCACTTGCCTCCTGGTGATATATCTACTGAAAGAACAGTGTATATTGATGGCACACAGGAGCAGATTGAAATAGCAAAACAGTTGGTCAATGAGGTTATTAGTGAG AATCGTGCCAGAAATCCAGCTATGGCTGGAGGGTATTCTCAGCAGGGTTACCAGGCACCTCGTCCTACAACAAGTTGGGTTCCGCCTGGTGCACCACCCACACAGCAACCTGGTTATGGTTACATGCCACCTGGAGCTTATCCTGGGCCACCGCCTCCGTATAATTTGCCCCACCCATCTTATGGAGGCTATCCTCCTGGATGGGACCAAACACCTAATCAAACTTCTCAGCAAACTGCACCAGCTACTGGATACGATTACTATAATCAACAATCTCAACAGCAGCAACCGTCTCTTGGGGGATCCACTACTGGTAGTGCAGGCTACAACTATGGACAGCCACTTCCTAATTACAGCAATCAGACGTCCTATGGCGATGCTGCTTACCCTCAGACATCTGTTGGGCAACAAAGTTATGTCCAAGATGGATATTCTAGTGGGTATAATGCCCCTGCATTGCAACCTGGTTATCCTCAGACTACACCCAACCCTCAAGGTGGTTATGATCAGCAGGGCTATAGCTCTACTCTTAGCTATGGCACAGTTGCTGCTCCGTCTCAAGATGGATCTGCTAATGCTTATGGTGCTCCAGGTGGATCTACTCAAGCACCTCCTGCTCAACAGCCTCCATTGAGTCAACCACCAAATAACAATACTGCTGGCTATCCTTCACAAGCAACAGCTCCATCAGGATATGGCATTTCACCCACATCACAGCAGGGATATGGGAGCCAACCCACTGCCCCTACTGGATATGGTCAAGCAGCACCCCCTAGTTATGGACAGCCTCCTCCGGCCCAGACACCACCTTCTCAGTCTCTTTATGGGCAAGGCCAAGCTACTTCCGCTCCAGCTGGTTATATGCAATCCACTCCTGTGCAACCAG GTTATGGCAATCAACAGCAGCCACCATACAGTAATTCTTACGCGAGTGGTGGTAACTCACAGCCTCCTGCATACTCTAGTGACAATGCAACTCAAGGGACCTATGATACTTCTGCTGCTGCCCCTTCTGCCCCTGGTGGTGCACCTGCAACGAATTCACATGCAACTTGA
- the LOC122001275 gene encoding far upstream element-binding protein 2-like isoform X1, with protein sequence MAEDLHYSSRLDNKRKFEEPGDGGVPSPPARRPSGFSAPIASSSPDGCSGGAAPAQQSYNSVPPPLDGIQLAKQRAQEIAARLFSDAEAKRPRVENGGGTGDSKDTSFGSAIGDNILKPISQKLPSQTSFTSHPLPSYGYQGSSKKIEIPNGRVGVIIGKSGETIKYLQLQSGAKIQVTRDMDADPNSLTRSVEIVGTSEQISRAEQLINDVLAEADTGASATIASRKLGSVQPGAEQFQMKVPNNKVGMVIGKGGETIKSMQARSGARIQVIPLHLPPGDISTERTVYIDGTQEQIEIAKQLVNEVISENRARNPAMAGGYSQQGYQAPRPTTSWVPPGAPPTQQPGYGYMPPGAYPGPPPPYNLPHPSYGGYPPGWDQTPNQTSQQTAPATGYDYYNQQSQQQQPSLGGSTTGSAGYNYGQPLPNYSNQTSYGDAAYPQTSVGQQSYVQDGYSSGYNAPALQPGYPQTTPNPQGGYDQQGYSSTLSYGTVAAPSQDGSANAYGAPGGSTQAPPAQQPPLSQPPNNNTAGYPSQATAPSGYGISPTSQQGYGSQPTAPTGYGQAAPPSYGQPPPAQTPPSQSLYGQGQATSAPAGYMQSTPVQPGYGQSPVSQSAYSQQQSYNVAPHGQSGYGNQQQPPYSNSYASGGNSQPPAYSSDNATQGTYDTSAAAPSAPGGAPATNSHAT encoded by the exons ATGGCGGAAGACCTCCACTACTCTTCGCGACTCGATAACAAGAGAAAGTTCGAGGAGCCGGGAGATGGCGGCGTCCCTTCGCCTCCCGCGAGGAGACCGTCAGGCTTCTCGGCGCCTATCGCCTCGTCGTCTCCTGACGGCTGTTCCGGAGGCGCTGCTCCCGCCCAACAATCTTACAACAGCGTCCCTCCGCCCCTTGATGGGATCCAGCTCGCCAAGCAGCGTGCCCAGGAGATCGCTGCGAGGTTATTCAGTGATGCTGAGGCCAAACGCCCTAGGGTCGAGAATGGAGGAGGAACGGGCGATTCGAAGGATACCAGTTTCGGATCTGCCATCGGTG ACAATATATTGAAGCCTATTAGCCAAAAACTACCTTCTCAAACCAGCTTCACTTCCCACCCATTACCCTCTTATGGCTATCAGGGTTCAAGTAAAAAGATTGAGATTCCAAATGGAAGG GTTGGTGTAATCATTGGGAAAAGTGGAGAGACTATAAAATACCTTCAGCTTCAATCAGGGGCAAAGATTCAAGTAACGAGAGATATGGATGCTGATCCCAACTCACTGACTAGGTCAGTAGAAATTGTGGGTACATCTGAACAGATTAGCAGAGCTGAGCAGTTAATTAATGATGTTCTTGCTGAG GCTGATACTGGGGCTTCAGCTACGATTGCTTCTAGGAAATTGGGTAGTGTTCAGCCTGGTGCAGAACAATTTCAAATGAAGGTTCCAAACAACAAG GTTGGTATGGTGATTGGTAAAGGTGGCGAGACAATTAAAAGCATGCAAGCAAGGTCTGGTGCACGTATACAG GTGATACCTCTTCACTTGCCTCCTGGTGATATATCTACTGAAAGAACAGTGTATATTGATGGCACACAGGAGCAGATTGAAATAGCAAAACAGTTGGTCAATGAGGTTATTAGTGAG AATCGTGCCAGAAATCCAGCTATGGCTGGAGGGTATTCTCAGCAGGGTTACCAGGCACCTCGTCCTACAACAAGTTGGGTTCCGCCTGGTGCACCACCCACACAGCAACCTGGTTATGGTTACATGCCACCTGGAGCTTATCCTGGGCCACCGCCTCCGTATAATTTGCCCCACCCATCTTATGGAGGCTATCCTCCTGGATGGGACCAAACACCTAATCAAACTTCTCAGCAAACTGCACCAGCTACTGGATACGATTACTATAATCAACAATCTCAACAGCAGCAACCGTCTCTTGGGGGATCCACTACTGGTAGTGCAGGCTACAACTATGGACAGCCACTTCCTAATTACAGCAATCAGACGTCCTATGGCGATGCTGCTTACCCTCAGACATCTGTTGGGCAACAAAGTTATGTCCAAGATGGATATTCTAGTGGGTATAATGCCCCTGCATTGCAACCTGGTTATCCTCAGACTACACCCAACCCTCAAGGTGGTTATGATCAGCAGGGCTATAGCTCTACTCTTAGCTATGGCACAGTTGCTGCTCCGTCTCAAGATGGATCTGCTAATGCTTATGGTGCTCCAGGTGGATCTACTCAAGCACCTCCTGCTCAACAGCCTCCATTGAGTCAACCACCAAATAACAATACTGCTGGCTATCCTTCACAAGCAACAGCTCCATCAGGATATGGCATTTCACCCACATCACAGCAGGGATATGGGAGCCAACCCACTGCCCCTACTGGATATGGTCAAGCAGCACCCCCTAGTTATGGACAGCCTCCTCCGGCCCAGACACCACCTTCTCAGTCTCTTTATGGGCAAGGCCAAGCTACTTCCGCTCCAGCTGGTTATATGCAATCCACTCCTGTGCAACCAGGTTATGGTCAATCTCCAGTCTCTCAATCCGCTTATAGTCAACAGCAATCTTATAATGTAGCGCCACATGGCCAATCAGGTTATGGCAATCAACAGCAGCCACCATACAGTAATTCTTACGCGAGTGGTGGTAACTCACAGCCTCCTGCATACTCTAGTGACAATGCAACTCAAGGGACCTATGATACTTCTGCTGCTGCCCCTTCTGCCCCTGGTGGTGCACCTGCAACGAATTCACATGCAACTTGA